Proteins encoded within one genomic window of Diceros bicornis minor isolate mBicDic1 chromosome X, mDicBic1.mat.cur, whole genome shotgun sequence:
- the RP2 gene encoding protein XRP2: MGCFFSKRRKAEKESQPEGEEERPKQYSWDQREKVDPKDYTFSGLKDETVGRLPGKVAGQQFLIQDCENCNIYIFDHSATITIDDCTNCVIFLGPVKGSVFFRNCRDCKCVLACQQFRVRDCRKLEVFLCCATQPIIESSTNIKFGCFQWYYPELAFQFKDAGLSIFNNTWSNIHDFTPVSGELNWSLLPEDVVVQDHVPLPTTEELKAVRVSTEANRSIVPVSRGQRQKSSDESCLVVLFAGDYTIANARKLIDEMVGKSFFLVQTKEVSMKAEDAQRVFREKAPDFLPLLDKGPVIALEFNGDGAVEGCQLIVNEIFNGTKMFVSESKETASADVDSFYNFADIQMGI; encoded by the exons ATGGGCTGCTTCTTCTCCAAGAGGCGGAAGGCTGAGAAGGAGTCGCAGCCCGAGGGCGAAGAGGAGCGACCCAAGCAGTACAGCTGGGACCAGCGCGAGAAG GTTGATCCGAAAGACTACACTTTCAGTGGACTGAAGGATGAAACAGTAGGTCGCTTACCTGGGAAAGTGGCAGGACAACAGTTTCTCATTCAAGACTGTGAGAACTGTAACATCTATATTTTTGATCACTCTGCTACGATCACTATTGATGACTGTACTAACTGTGTAATTTTTCTGGGACCCGTGAAAGGCAGTGTGTTTTTCCGAAATTGCAGAGATTGCAAGTGCGTGTTAGCCTGCCAACAGTTTCGTGTGCGGGATTGTAGAAAGCTGGAAGTCTTTTTGTGCTGTGCCACTCAACCCATCATTGAGTCTTCCACAAATATCAAATTTGGCTGTTTTCAATGGTACTACCCTGAATTAGCTTTCCAGTTCAAAGATGCAGGGCTAAGTATCTTCAATAATACCTGGAGTAACATTCATGACTTTACACCTGTATCAGGAGAACTCAACTGGAGCCTTCTTCCAGAAGATGTTGTAGTTCAAGACCACGTTCCTCTGCCTACTACCGAAGAACTCAAAGCTGTCCGTGTTTCCACAGAAGCCAACAGAAGTATCGTTCCAGTATCCCGGGgtcagagacagaagagcagtGATGAATCATGCTTAGTGGTATTATTTGCTGGTGATTATACTATCGCAAATGCCAGGAAACTAATTGATGag aTGGTTGGTAAAAGCTTTTTCCTAGTTCAGACAAAGGAAGTGTCAATGAAAGCTGAGGATGCTCAAAGGGTTTTTCGGGAAAAAGCACCTGACTTCCTTCCTCTTCTGGACAAAG GTCCTGTTATTGCCTTGGAGTTTAATGGAGATGGTGCTGTAGAAGGATGTCAACTTATTGTCAACGAGATATTCAACGGGACCAAG atgTTCGTATCAGAAAGCAAGGAGACAGCATCTGCAGACGTAGACAGCTTCTACAACTTTGCTGATATACAGATGGGAATATGA